TCTTCTATCCGTACATAATATGCGCAATAACAAACTTAAAGATCTACGATCGGAATGGAAAGACAGTCGAtttttttttggtaaaaaCAAGGTGATAGCGCTAGCTTTCGGTAAATTACCGGAAACCGAAGTTGCAGAAGGTCTTCATAAATTATCATTAGCATTAAGAGGACAATGCGGTCTACTATTTACAAACAGGAGTAAGAAGGAGGTATATATTTCtccattaaaatattagttgTTGACACGTAGAAAGTTTATATCTATTTGTTTGTATCTTGTTAAGGTATTGAAATGGATGGAAGAATATGAAGAAATAGATTATGCTAGGTCTGGATTTGTTGCTCAAGAAACTATAGTGTTACGTGAAGGGCCAATGCCAGAGTTTTCACATAGCATAGAACCTCATTTAAGACAATTAGGAATGCCCACAGCTTTACAGAAGGGTGTGGTAACATTAATAAAAGACTACATTGTATGTAAAGAGGGTCAAACGTTAAATCCAGAACAAGCGAGGATTTTGGTAAAGatgattttctatatttcatgtTACGTcttaaatacaatgaaataatcGTTTGTTCCtgttacagaaattaattgataaacCATTGGCTACCTTTAAATTGATACCATTAGGtatattttccaagaaacATGGATATAAACAACTTATATCTCAACATGatgttaaagaaaatatggGAGAACAAATGGACatagaagaaacagaaaatattgataatacaTGAGATAGATACAcagacaaatttatatatgtaggtGCTTTCTTCTACCTCCCTTCCTTCCACACATTTACTCATTTGCATGCACacatacacgtacacacaACATATAGAATTTAACTTTTCAACTTACACATTTtgttaaaaggaaaaaaaaaggaaaagaaacatatGAACATACCAATTAGACACATACAGTTTTTGAAACAATTGATGTAAAATAGacattaacatatttttaaaacctcaaaattatgaaatctCCTTTTAACTATCGTCTGcttatttaaatcatttaatggaacaaaatgatGATGCTAcctctatatttttctatattttggATTGTTGGAATTGTATGGGTAAATCATAAAATCGTTATGTTAGCCTATGACATAGATATGAAAAACAACAAAatctgaatttaatttatctttaattgtCTACCTATATAGACGATTTATTATTGGTGCTCCGAAAATCcttgtaataataatcgtaagaCGACTTTTAATGTAAATTCTGATACTAGAAGTAGtacgatatcgatcgattcttcGGATGTATCTGACAGtgatgaatttttgaaacgtaATAGAAAGGGATTAAAATATGAGGTGTATATcaacaaattcaaatattaaattaaaaaacatttatgtgtcaaatttataatattatggcTAATTAAGTTGTTTCGTTACGTATGTCATTATTGATTACAGACTAAAACGCGTTGGCCAAGCAGAACTTcgataaatgaaatgtaatatgGACATGCAGAATTTCTACCATTGACAACATTCTTCCATTAATGTAATTTGGCTGTGAAAAGAATAAACCTATAAaacttgaattatttaacaaaacgattagttttttattactttgttatttatttgttttaaaagcTACAAGATATATATCATtgttacatatgtatttatgtttaGTTGCAGAATACTGAgcaatatcaaataaattacatgggaactttgaaattacataatacGAGACACATCACAAAATATGTGACAAAatctattgaattttataacctatttgaaagaattagaTCATTATATgatgatattatattaactataatgataaaaataacgtaatatgcaaatatatagcGACATACACTAATATGGCATATTCTATAAAACAAGAGATATTTTATCCAATGAGTAGCAGTAtcctataaaattttattcattacgTAGAAACATGATCTAGTGtaaaattgcttttattttataagtatTCGCGTCTAGTTAAGCAATATTCATATTAGTTGCAGGAATAAGcattcgaaatttaattttgtaattaaattattgctaGGGAATGCTTTCAATAACTagtaatttatgtatattcattGAGTACGAATTCAAACATAACTTCCAactttttttatgtttattataaatattatgtaatacctAGGAAACATTActgatattatgtatatttatgacAAAAAACATACACacaagtaataataaaataagattgatagaaaatcataaatttaaaataaaatttagatttatttgtacTCTCTAAAAGTAAATGAGCTCAAGagaagcaataaaataataccaaaaattaaatacatttgatttcgtatatatatatatatcataccaaaataataacatagtaataaaatagtaataataataaacctAATAACAATCAATATACATTGCTTTGCTATTACAAAGTGATAGCAAACTTATGATAAAGACTTGTAAATGGtacagaaaaaatattgtcatttcctgtattactttttttcttacagttcattttccttttttcatgttcctttcctttttttttctgaaGAATAGTTCATAACTAACCAGGAAATGTTTTTGCGTTAAACTAAATGtcattaaaatacaatactgCACTGTCAAGTAATTTGCATCTACTAGCACTATCATTGTGTGGTTAGCGTCAGGATATCGATCTTCTTTACTATAActgtttcaaataatatacCTCTAACGTCATATTCTTAGCAGTACACATTTAAgatacgaaatatattctaaaCTGAAAACATTTTCGGTTCTATTTTCTTTGGTGGAACGCAATTATATCCTTGCATGTTACTGACAATAGTTAAGAAATATCAAGATCATCACTTTCTCTCATGTTATTATGGTACTTTCATTAACAGAAAACGGCAATTTATACTACTTTACTAACATCCTTTATACTTAACTATCTTTAGATGATACGTTTTGAAAGACATAGGCATAGAATATGTTACTatcaagaaaagaagaaaaagaaaaaaatttcaacaacacgtttacgttataaaatgaaacttgTACATAGTTTGAAGAAACAGTAACTTCGTATATGAAACTATATAGAAACATCAGATAGAAACATTTCTCATTGTTAGTGCAAATAACGAATTCACTTTTATACACTGTTATCGTCCTGACCTCGTTAGTAAGTTGTTCGAATTATATCACAATACACAAATGATTACGTTCTAGAATATGGCAATTTCACAGCACATTAATTTAACAGAGAtctcatataaaaataaataagaattaatttaacgaaatgttcgataaatatattagctgaagtaatatataaatatctaaataatattataatacactAGATTTTTATATGCTAGAATAGTTACGGTTAAACGTTTCTAAAAGccagaaattttttatgaaattaaacaagatatatattgaaaaaaatgatagCAGATGtacgaattacgttatactgttTTCTGTTAATAATAAACGGAACTTTCTAGCACgacgtattttatataaacgcATTAATGAATCATTTTATACACATGTTTATCACCatatcgaaattattcattGGTATCATAAATGTTTTCAACTATCGACGAGCaacataatgtatatttagTGGAATAGTCTACGGATTATCTGAAGCACAGCGTGTAAGCGATCTGCTTTGAACTCTTCTCGAAGCGTATTATGACGTGATGAGTcctttaattatgtatattgaaGCACTCGTATCGTGCTCTCTAAATGataattttgctataaattatattgaaaactAATTTAATGTCTTTGATAACCGACAACATAGTCCTATTACACTATGAGAATTGGAATGTGTTTAAATTCAATTGTAAAAGACAGATTACCTTTCTTACACACTGATCCACGTATCATTTATAAATGAtgataaattacttttatacgtatttaGTGTTCTTTAGAATCTTGCGTTCGACAAACAAAACACGACTACTAAGCCTACATCACGGTGTAAATCTACTTCCGAGTCTCATCTATTTGAAAGTCAAGAACACTACGTCTGAATATGTCCTATAccatatgaaatataaaagatgatTAATAGAATTGATTATTAtcgaattacaaataaaatgtatccATTTCTTCTGCAgagtaaatttgtaaaatattttcacttaGGTAATTTGTTTTTGAGCGTAAAGTTCTTCAAGCGATGGTACTTCTGGTATTGGGTCTCGCCAATATGCGAAATTACTAAATTCATCTGCAGCCTCTTCTCGCCATGCTGGGAAAAGATGGTCAACGATAAAGCTCATGTTTGAATatctgaaaaaataatatgaacaaattaaatgtatcgggtttatcataatactattataatactatTCTGCATAACATAACATCTGGGGTAAACGTCAAATGCATCGTTCCACTATAGAAAATAAGCTACTATATGTATtgcattattatacatatgcatataatgAACAAAATTCTGCTGAAACAATTCCATTTCGTCGTGACCCTAATAATAGTTTCATCTTagcataaatatacatatgtatatgtgtatgtacatatatgttagAATGGCGCTATATTTAgaaatcgaaaattaatttaagctTGCTGTTAAGGAAGAATATATGTAGTATGTTTGCAAGTATTTATATGAACTGCTTGATCAAAGATCTTTTTAAACAATAGCTCTTAtggatatttttgttttagttttcgaaattaaaaagctTGAAGCTATATGATTAAATTCAGCAATGTAGAAACAATTCTTCTTTATCACTTTGTCGTACATATGAGTAATATGTTCGAAGTACTTGGTTGAATGTTCGTgcataaacaaaaagaaagtaaaaactAGTTTACCATACACACACTGATAATACATCtaggatttttatttcgtaaaagcTTTACGCGCATAAAACATGATTATCGTATATGAttcaagagaaaattattaatttcagtgAAAGTTTCATCTCATCTGTGTAACATTTAAGGTGATGAACCTACATTAAGGCAGCTGTGGatgaatgaaaatggaaatgatAAGAAGCAATCATGTAATAACCAGTGCTTACCCTATAAGAATCATAAGAAGATAGGTAGGAGTTCTTGCACAACCAAATACCTCAAAGCATACTAGCAATGTCAAACTAAAGAAATAAGttaaatttctacttttaagagaaaataaataaaataaaaaaaaaaaagaaattgccattggaaaaattgaactGCGCTTCAACAATTTGTGGTATACATCAttatgaaagatatatatatatatatatataactattatatcaagatatattgtgttatatgtaaaatatatcttgATTCAccataatatgaaatttctatgagACTGCAAATATCACTATATTTTTTGAGGAAATCCCGagtatagaataatatttctattacgaGGTAGCAAATCTATATGCATTTTAAAAAAGGACCAATGGCACAAatatattgttttgtataGACCATTATCAAGACGTTATCAATGggattaatagaaaaaaacaGCTACGGTTGTGCCGCCATCAGTAGATGTTTCACATGGGCAGTGGCGGGAACAACTCATTGACGATATCGCACTGACATGCGTAACTGCAATCATAGAAATATCCGACCTATCAATATCTCTTTCtcaataacaaattttccttttctgtaaaatatctcctctttttcttacTAACTGGATGAAATACAAATAccgaatttttttcatatcaaaattatgaataatgctatttaacaaattaatctttattcatttaaaaaaagccTAGCGTACATACGCAATTCCTAAAAGCAATGTATGAAGATGCAACATAATATACGCATTTGTCTTTAGAATAACATgttcaaattattttgcacttttgtataaaaaaacataaaaatattaatcaaatactAATACGCTAATAAACTGATTAAAGGATTGATTACATTGAGCACTACGTTAGCGTGTCTGTTTAACTACCAATACaataatgaaagaatataaattgacAGAAAAGGCAAATACTTACGAAGATTGGAATGTTTGCGTCAATTCGTGTTTTAATTCACCTCTATGGTTTATAGTAAATATACGCATAGTTGGAATTCCAACAGCTCGATACGCCCAAACGTcctagaaaaaatagaaacaagcaaaatacaagatatatacaatgcaataatttagtagaatatttttgaaagctattgtagattaaaaattacattaattcgATTTCCGTAACCAGCATAAAATGGTTTTGAACCTTCTGGGAATAAAGCTTGAATATCACTAAGACAGGATATCTTAAATTCTTCAGGTTTTCTCTCTATAACTTCACGATGGAATGCTGAAATTAAGCTCGTTGGATTTAAAAGCAATGGCCCTTCAGGGAGTGATAAATCTCCCTGTCTAAtgcttttcaaatattctctcGTAACTTTAGCTTG
This sequence is a window from Bombus pyrosoma isolate SC7728 linkage group LG10, ASM1482585v1, whole genome shotgun sequence. Protein-coding genes within it:
- the LOC122571892 gene encoding mRNA turnover protein 4 homolog isoform X1 yields the protein MPRSKRDKKISLTKTNKKGLALKQQIVEDVRSCVEKYDRIFLLSVHNMRNNKLKDLRSEWKDSRFFFGKNKVIALAFGKLPETEVAEGLHKLSLALRGQCGLLFTNRSKKEVLKWMEEYEEIDYARSGFVAQETIVLREGPMPEFSHSIEPHLRQLGMPTALQKGVVTLIKDYIVCKEGQTLNPEQARILKLIDKPLATFKLIPLGIFSKKHGYKQLISQHDVKENMGEQMDIEETENIDNT
- the LOC122571892 gene encoding mRNA turnover protein 4 homolog isoform X2; translated protein: MRNNKLKDLRSEWKDSRFFFGKNKVIALAFGKLPETEVAEGLHKLSLALRGQCGLLFTNRSKKEVLKWMEEYEEIDYARSGFVAQETIVLREGPMPEFSHSIEPHLRQLGMPTALQKGVVTLIKDYIVCKEGQTLNPEQARILKLIDKPLATFKLIPLGIFSKKHGYKQLISQHDVKENMGEQMDIEETENIDNT